The following proteins are encoded in a genomic region of Neurospora crassa OR74A linkage group VI, whole genome shotgun sequence:
- a CDS encoding RTA1 domain-containing protein, with protein MSDNNSDLATFAYYKYDPSTAANAIFVALFSITAVGHAFLLARNRTWYFIPFLVGCLFEAVGYIGRVISAGETPDWTLTPYLIQSLLILLGPSLYAASIYMILGRLTCMLEAEAYSVIRVKWLTKIFVLGDVFSFLAQGAGGGILAKATTPKDQDLGNNIILVGLGIQIAFFGLFIITTIIFHLRIAANPTAKSYSVAVPWRQLLWVLYVTNTLILIRSVFRMIEYALGWNSILMKREVYLLVLDGMLMVIVSVAFMRYHPSKFLVGYKQVGMRSAIDLEGSTVEGDYTMTSYGGGGGGGQRRPSTNLKAHDSSRLEADRRDSLMLGQHRHHRQTPSDDTSSYTPLRR; from the exons ATGTCGGACAACAACTCAGACCTAGCAACCTTCGCGTACTACAAATATGACCCGTCCACAGCAGCCAACGCCATCTTCGTCGCCTTATTCAGCATCACCGCCGTCGGCCATGCGTTTCTTCTCGCTAGGAACAGGACGTGGTACTTTATCCCGTTCTTGGTGGGATGTCTTT TCGAAGCAGTCGGTTACATAGGCCGTGTAATCTCCGCCGGGGAAACGCCCGACTGGACCTTGACGCCGTACCTTATACAGAGTCTCCTGATCCTCTTGGGACCCTCCCTTTATGCTGCGTCGATCTACATGATTCTCGGCCGACTCACTTGCATGCTGGAGGCAGAGGCGTACTCGGTCATCAGGGTGAAGTGGTTGACCAAGATATTCGTGTTGGGTGACGTCTTTTCATTTCTGGCGCAGGGTGCCG GCGGCGGCATCCTCGCCAAGGCTACCACCCCCAAAGACCAAGACCTcggcaacaacatcatcctcgtcggCCTGGGTATCCAAATCGCCTTCTTTGggctcttcatcatcaccaccattaTCTTTCATTTGCGCATCGCCGCCAACCCGACCGCCAAGTCTTACTCCGTCGCCGTCCCCTGGCGCCAGCTACTCTGGGTCCTGTATGTGACCAACACACTCATCCTGATCCGCTCAGTGTTCCGCATGATCGAGTACGCCTTGGGTTGGAATTCCATTTTGATGAAGCGCGAGGTGTACCTGCTGGTATTGGACGGCATGCTCATGGTGATTGTGAGCGTGGCGTTTATGCGGTATCATCCCAGCAAGTTTCTGGTGGGGTACAAGCAGGTTGGGATGAGGTCGGCCATTGATCTGGAGGGAAGCACGGTCGAGGGCGATTATACGATGACGTcgtatggtggtggtggtggtggtggacagcGCCGTCCCAGCACTAACCTCAAGGCGCATGATTCTTCTCGGCTGGAGGCGGATAGGAGGGACAGTTTGATGTTGGGCCAGCATAGGCACCACCGCCAGACGCCGTCGGATGATACGAGCTCATACACTCCGTTGCGCAGATGA